One genomic region from Actinocatenispora thailandica encodes:
- the cydC gene encoding thiol reductant ABC exporter subunit CydC codes for MSGPPGRPGGRPTTGGLRRVLRAGGTGRGRLLLAGAAGVGASGAAVGLGATAAWLIARAAQHPPVLYLLVAIVAVRAFGLSRGVLRYAERLASHDAALRVLARLRVGVYRRLAALSPAGLTTDRSGDLTARLVGDIDGLADVWLRLLLPYTVAGLVGAGSVALVATLLPGAGAALAATLLIVAVAAPVVATGHSRRAQARIAPLRGALSAGVVETIEAADELTAHGAAGTALTRLDELDAALTRAEARSAAGHGIGAAIATAAGGAAVWAGLALGAPAVAGGTLTGVLAVVVVLTPLAVHEAYAALPVAAAQLPRLRGAARRVYAVVDRADPVAEPEHPAADPTGPYDLLLRDVHAGWPGGPDVLRGLDLRVPAGAHIAITGASGSGKSTLAAVLLRFLDARGELRLAGTALADLPGDTVRRHIGLCAQDVHLFDTSIAENLRIARPDASPDTLHGALAAARLDRFVDSLPDGLDTFTGEHGRQLSGGQQQRLALARALLADVDILICDEATEHLDEAAAGALTRHLLAAAAGRTVVLLTHRRADLHLFDAVYELVDGRLRPDGVSASRQPQPDRTFVV; via the coding sequence ATGAGCGGGCCGCCCGGCCGACCTGGCGGTCGCCCCACGACCGGGGGGCTGCGCCGGGTGCTGCGCGCCGGCGGAACCGGCCGCGGCCGATTGCTGCTCGCCGGGGCCGCCGGCGTGGGGGCCAGCGGCGCCGCGGTCGGCCTGGGCGCCACCGCCGCCTGGCTGATCGCCCGCGCCGCCCAACACCCACCCGTGCTGTACCTGCTGGTCGCGATCGTGGCGGTCCGCGCGTTCGGGCTGTCTCGCGGGGTGCTGCGCTACGCCGAACGGCTCGCCTCGCACGACGCCGCACTGCGGGTACTCGCCCGGCTCCGGGTCGGCGTGTACCGGCGGCTCGCCGCGCTGTCGCCGGCCGGGCTGACCACCGACCGGTCCGGTGACCTGACCGCCCGGCTGGTCGGCGACATCGACGGCCTCGCCGACGTGTGGCTGCGGCTGCTGCTGCCCTACACCGTCGCCGGGCTGGTCGGGGCCGGCAGCGTCGCGCTGGTCGCAACCCTGCTGCCCGGCGCCGGTGCCGCCCTCGCCGCTACCCTGCTGATCGTCGCGGTCGCCGCGCCCGTCGTCGCCACCGGGCACAGCCGCCGCGCGCAGGCCCGCATCGCGCCACTGCGCGGCGCGCTGTCGGCCGGCGTGGTGGAGACCATCGAGGCGGCCGACGAGCTGACCGCGCACGGCGCCGCCGGCACCGCACTGACCCGCCTGGACGAACTGGACGCGGCGCTGACCCGGGCCGAGGCGCGCTCGGCGGCCGGCCACGGCATCGGCGCCGCGATCGCCACCGCCGCCGGCGGCGCCGCGGTCTGGGCCGGCCTCGCCCTCGGCGCACCCGCCGTCGCCGGCGGCACCCTCACCGGGGTCCTCGCCGTGGTCGTGGTGCTCACCCCGCTCGCCGTGCACGAGGCGTACGCGGCGCTGCCGGTCGCCGCCGCGCAGCTGCCGCGGCTGCGCGGCGCCGCCCGCCGGGTGTACGCGGTCGTCGACCGCGCCGACCCGGTCGCCGAACCCGAACACCCCGCCGCCGACCCCACCGGCCCGTACGACCTGCTGCTGCGCGACGTGCACGCGGGCTGGCCGGGCGGCCCCGACGTGCTGCGCGGGCTGGACCTGCGGGTACCCGCCGGGGCGCACATCGCGATCACCGGCGCCTCCGGCAGCGGCAAGTCCACCCTCGCCGCGGTGCTGCTGCGGTTCCTCGACGCGCGCGGCGAGCTGCGGCTGGCCGGTACCGCCCTGGCTGACCTGCCCGGCGACACGGTGCGCCGGCACATCGGCCTGTGCGCCCAGGACGTGCACCTGTTCGACACCAGCATCGCCGAGAACCTGCGCATCGCCCGCCCCGACGCTTCGCCCGACACGCTGCACGGCGCGCTGGCCGCGGCCCGGCTCGACCGGTTCGTCGACAGCCTGCCCGACGGGCTCGACACGTTCACCGGCGAGCACGGCCGGCAGCTGTCCGGCGGCCAACAGCAGCGCCTGGCGCTGGCCCGGGCGCTGCTGGCCGACGTCGACATCCTGATCTGCGACGAGGCCACCGAGCACCTCGACGAGGCCGCCGCCGGCGCGCTGACCCGGCACCTCCTGGCCGCCGCGGCCGGCCGTACCGTCGTGCTGCTCACCCACCGGCGCGCCGACCTGCACCTGTTCGACGCCGTCTACGAGCTGGTCGACGGCAGGCTGCGGCCGGACGGCGTGTCGGCCTCGCGGCAACCGCAGCCGGACCGTACTTTCGTCGTGTGA